The Kitasatospora sp. NBC_00374 genome has a segment encoding these proteins:
- a CDS encoding NAD-dependent epimerase/dehydratase family protein: MNAVAIEGSRCLVTGGAGTIGSTVVDQLIRGGAREVIVLDNFVRGRTENLATAQAAAAPGQLRVVDGDIRDRALLRDLLGDDTDLLFHLAAIRITQCAAEPRLALEIMVDGTFDVVEAAAEKGVKKVIASSTASVYGLADTFPTPETQHPYHNDTLYGAAKVFNEGLLRSFHAMSGLDYVALRYFNVYGPRMDVHGRYTEVFIRWMERIAGDQPPLIFGDGAQTMDFVHTEDIARANLLAAEAAVTDRVYNIASSTEVSLRGLADALLAAMDRTDLDVEHGPARGTAGGVVRRLADISAAERDLGWKPELGLDEGLRQLVAWWREQ; this comes from the coding sequence ATGAACGCTGTCGCCATTGAGGGCTCCCGCTGCCTGGTCACGGGCGGGGCCGGCACCATCGGCTCCACCGTCGTCGACCAGCTGATCCGGGGCGGGGCCCGCGAGGTGATCGTGCTGGACAACTTCGTCCGCGGCCGGACGGAGAACCTCGCCACCGCGCAGGCCGCCGCGGCGCCCGGCCAACTCCGGGTGGTGGACGGCGACATCCGGGACCGCGCACTGCTGCGCGACCTGCTCGGCGACGACACCGACCTGCTCTTCCACCTCGCCGCGATCCGGATCACCCAGTGCGCCGCCGAACCCCGGCTGGCCCTGGAGATCATGGTGGACGGCACCTTCGACGTGGTCGAGGCCGCCGCCGAGAAGGGCGTGAAGAAGGTCATCGCCTCCTCCACCGCCTCGGTCTACGGACTGGCCGACACCTTCCCGACCCCCGAGACCCAGCACCCGTACCACAACGACACCCTCTACGGCGCCGCCAAGGTCTTCAACGAGGGCCTGCTGCGCAGCTTCCACGCCATGTCCGGGCTGGACTACGTCGCACTGCGCTACTTCAACGTGTACGGCCCGCGGATGGACGTGCACGGCCGCTACACCGAGGTCTTCATCCGCTGGATGGAGCGGATCGCCGGCGACCAGCCGCCGCTGATCTTCGGCGACGGCGCGCAGACCATGGACTTCGTCCACACCGAGGACATCGCCCGGGCCAACCTGCTGGCGGCCGAGGCGGCGGTCACCGACCGGGTCTACAACATCGCCAGCTCCACCGAGGTCTCGCTGCGCGGCCTCGCCGACGCCCTGCTGGCCGCCATGGACCGCACCGACCTGGACGTCGAGCACGGTCCGGCCCGCGGTACCGCCGGCGGAGTGGTGCGGCGTCTGGCCGACATCTCCGCGGCCGAACGCGACCTGGGCTGGAAGCCCGAGCTGGGCCTGGACGAGGGCCTGCGCCAGCTGGTCGCCTGGTGGCGCGAGCAGTAA
- a CDS encoding DegT/DnrJ/EryC1/StrS family aminotransferase has translation MSVIPAMPTIPVMLPWLGEEEAEAAAAAVRSGWVAQGPRVAEFERAFADHLGVEHAVAVSSCTTALHLALIGAGVGPGDEVVVPSLSFIATANAVTYVGAVPVFADVDPATGNLTADTVAAALTGRTRGVIAVDQGGVPVDLDAIRALVEPRGITVVEDAACGAGSVYRGRPVGSTAQIAAYSFHPRKLLTTGEGGMVTCQDGELAARLRRLREHGMSVSAADRHAAAGGGAGVVETYDEIGFNHRMTDIQAAVGLVQLRKLPAMVARRRELAARYRELLGPLAEGLVADPAHGTGNFQACWLLLPDGAPDRTVVLTALAAAGVSARRGIMAAHLETPYKGTARLPLPATELITRRSLILPLYHSLTEAQQDQVVAALREAIG, from the coding sequence GTGTCCGTCATTCCCGCGATGCCCACCATCCCCGTGATGCTGCCCTGGCTCGGCGAGGAGGAGGCCGAGGCCGCCGCGGCGGCCGTCCGTTCCGGCTGGGTGGCCCAGGGCCCCCGGGTCGCCGAGTTCGAGCGCGCCTTCGCCGACCACCTCGGCGTCGAGCACGCCGTCGCGGTGTCCTCCTGCACCACCGCGCTGCACCTGGCCCTGATCGGCGCCGGGGTCGGGCCCGGCGACGAGGTGGTGGTGCCCTCGCTCTCCTTCATCGCCACCGCCAACGCCGTCACCTACGTCGGCGCGGTGCCGGTCTTCGCCGACGTCGACCCGGCCACCGGGAACCTGACGGCCGACACGGTCGCCGCCGCGCTGACCGGGCGCACCAGGGGCGTGATCGCCGTCGACCAGGGCGGTGTCCCGGTCGACCTCGACGCGATCCGCGCCCTGGTCGAACCGCGCGGCATCACCGTCGTCGAGGACGCCGCCTGCGGCGCCGGCTCCGTCTACCGCGGCCGGCCGGTCGGGTCCACCGCGCAGATCGCCGCCTACTCCTTCCACCCGCGCAAGCTGCTCACCACCGGCGAGGGCGGCATGGTCACCTGCCAGGACGGCGAACTCGCCGCCCGGCTGCGCCGGCTGCGCGAGCACGGGATGAGCGTCTCGGCCGCCGACCGGCACGCGGCCGCCGGCGGCGGGGCGGGCGTGGTGGAGACGTACGACGAGATCGGCTTCAACCACCGGATGACCGACATCCAGGCCGCCGTCGGCCTGGTCCAGCTGCGCAAGCTGCCCGCCATGGTCGCGCGCAGGCGCGAACTGGCCGCCCGCTACCGGGAACTGCTCGGCCCGCTGGCCGAAGGCCTGGTCGCCGACCCGGCCCACGGCACCGGCAACTTCCAGGCCTGCTGGCTGCTGCTGCCCGACGGCGCCCCGGACCGCACCGTGGTGCTGACCGCGCTGGCCGCCGCCGGAGTCTCGGCCCGCCGCGGCATCATGGCGGCGCACCTGGAGACGCCCTACAAGGGCACCGCCAGGCTGCCGCTGCCCGCC